From a single Cyclobacterium marinum DSM 745 genomic region:
- a CDS encoding RNA polymerase sigma factor has product MYEEKLYRTSVQEVDDIEYWKQIKRGERAGLEALYLKYTQELFRLGMSIKSDRSLVKDCIQEVFFKIWEYRNTVKTTDNVKLYLFKCLSNKIHKEVGKEKKRYVFFNLELEDRFYSETEADKDINNVKESKNLALMKSIKALSSRQREVIHLLYYENHSYEDTSIIMGINVQSVYTLAWKAIANLKKSLNIVAWVSLIYLPYFLSI; this is encoded by the coding sequence TATAGAATATTGGAAACAAATTAAAAGGGGAGAAAGAGCAGGTTTAGAAGCCTTGTATCTTAAATATACCCAAGAACTTTTTCGACTAGGTATGTCTATTAAAAGTGACCGAAGTTTGGTGAAAGATTGTATTCAAGAGGTGTTTTTTAAAATCTGGGAATACCGAAATACTGTCAAAACAACGGATAATGTTAAGCTATATCTTTTTAAGTGTCTTAGTAATAAAATTCACAAAGAAGTAGGTAAAGAAAAAAAGCGGTATGTTTTTTTTAACCTTGAATTAGAAGATCGATTTTACAGTGAAACTGAAGCTGACAAGGATATTAATAATGTTAAGGAAAGTAAGAATTTAGCCTTAATGAAGTCCATAAAGGCTCTTTCATCTCGGCAACGTGAAGTAATTCATCTATTGTATTATGAAAATCATTCCTATGAAGATACCTCTATAATTATGGGCATCAATGTTCAGTCGGTTTATACCTTGGCCTGGAAAGCTATAGCTAACCTAAAGAAAAGTTTAAACATAGTAGCGTGGGTTTCACTTATTTACTTACCTTATTTTTTGAGTATTTAG